The proteins below are encoded in one region of Streptomyces sp. NBC_00490:
- a CDS encoding NAD(P)/FAD-dependent oxidoreductase — MRTQANVVVIGGGVMGASIAYHLAAAGVRDVVLVERDELASGSTSKAAGGVRAQFSDALNVQLGARSLEAFGRFHQEVGHDIGLHRVGYLFLLSTPEDVASFEAGVRLQNSLGVPSRMLTPKEARKLSPLITTDGLLAAAFSPDDGHCTPEAVVHGYASAARALGARVLRHTEVTGITVRGDTIRAVETTLGTISTDTVVCAAGAWSRAIGKMVGVDLPVEPLRRQIAVTEPVRGLPPGLPMTIDFSSTLYFHREGPGLLLGMSDPDERPGFATDTHDRWIPRLAAAMEHRAPALLDLRRTGGWAGLYEVTPDRNALIGEATSVSRFLYATGFSGHGFLQGPAVGEVVRDLCLGRVPFVDVSPLNAGRFAADAPRPEANCV, encoded by the coding sequence GTGAGGACGCAGGCGAACGTCGTGGTGATCGGCGGCGGAGTGATGGGCGCGAGCATCGCCTACCACCTCGCCGCCGCCGGTGTCCGCGACGTCGTCCTCGTCGAACGCGACGAACTGGCCTCCGGGTCCACCTCGAAGGCGGCCGGAGGGGTGCGGGCCCAGTTCTCCGACGCCCTCAACGTGCAGCTCGGCGCGCGCAGCCTGGAGGCGTTCGGCCGGTTCCACCAGGAGGTCGGCCACGACATCGGCCTGCACCGCGTCGGCTATCTGTTCCTGCTGTCGACGCCCGAGGACGTGGCCTCCTTCGAGGCGGGGGTGCGCCTGCAGAACTCCCTCGGTGTGCCCAGCCGCATGCTCACCCCGAAGGAGGCCCGCAAGCTCTCCCCGCTGATCACCACCGACGGGCTGCTGGCCGCCGCCTTCTCGCCGGACGACGGCCACTGCACCCCCGAGGCCGTCGTCCACGGCTACGCCTCCGCCGCCCGCGCCCTGGGCGCCCGCGTCCTGCGGCACACCGAGGTCACCGGCATCACCGTGCGGGGCGACACCATCAGGGCCGTCGAGACGACGCTCGGCACCATCTCCACCGACACGGTGGTCTGCGCGGCCGGCGCCTGGTCGCGCGCGATCGGGAAGATGGTCGGGGTGGACCTCCCGGTGGAGCCGCTGCGCCGCCAGATCGCGGTCACCGAGCCGGTCCGGGGTCTGCCGCCCGGCCTGCCGATGACCATCGACTTCAGCAGCACCCTCTACTTCCACCGCGAGGGCCCCGGCCTCCTGCTGGGCATGTCCGACCCCGACGAGCGCCCCGGCTTCGCCACCGACACCCACGACCGCTGGATCCCCCGCCTCGCCGCCGCCATGGAGCACCGCGCCCCCGCCCTCCTGGACCTGCGCCGCACCGGCGGCTGGGCGGGCCTGTACGAGGTCACCCCGGACCGCAACGCCCTGATCGGCGAGGCGACTTCGGTATCCCGTTTTCTGTATGCGACCGGCTTCTCCGGTCATGGTTTCCTCCAGGGACCGGCCGTCGGCGAGGTCGTCCGTGACCTGTGCCTGGGCCGCGTACCCTTCGTGGACGTCAGCCCGTTGAACGCCGGCCGGTTCGCGGCCGACGCCCCGCGCCCGGAGGCCAACTGCGTATGA
- a CDS encoding class I SAM-dependent methyltransferase, producing MRKTATTQRAGRIPAQAGPRDVAGVESETGNPTSSVSSASAGPGTDAQSVIPGAGPAARPGERPTVRLREDGPEEQPRYAPEWLELREPADAGARSIDLLDPLRIRLANLPGKAGVTVHDLGCGTGSMGRWLAPRLDGPQHWVLHDRDPYLLHFAAVASARVAADGSRVTVETRRGDVGRLTPDALAGASLVTASALLDVLTREEIETLAAACTGAGCPALLTLSVAGRVDFSPSDPMDTEIAEAFNAHQRRAGLLGPDAVTVACEAFSELGATVRLNPSPWRLGPAESALTAQWLRGWVGAAVEQRPELRERADRYLRARLEACEAGELSVVVHHTDLLALSRPTDGAA from the coding sequence ATGAGGAAGACGGCTACGACACAGCGCGCGGGAAGGATTCCGGCGCAGGCGGGACCGAGGGACGTGGCAGGAGTGGAGTCCGAGACGGGGAACCCGACGTCCTCGGTGTCATCGGCGTCCGCGGGCCCCGGCACCGACGCGCAGTCCGTGATCCCCGGCGCCGGCCCCGCGGCCCGCCCCGGCGAGCGGCCCACCGTACGGCTGCGCGAGGACGGGCCCGAGGAGCAGCCCCGGTACGCGCCCGAGTGGCTGGAGCTGCGCGAGCCCGCCGACGCCGGCGCGCGCTCGATCGACCTGCTCGACCCGCTGCGGATCCGGCTCGCCAACCTGCCCGGCAAGGCCGGGGTGACCGTGCACGACCTCGGGTGCGGTACCGGGTCGATGGGCCGCTGGCTCGCACCCCGCCTCGACGGCCCCCAGCACTGGGTGCTGCACGACCGCGACCCCTACCTGCTGCACTTCGCGGCCGTCGCCTCCGCGCGGGTCGCCGCGGACGGCAGCCGGGTCACCGTCGAGACCCGGCGCGGTGACGTCGGCCGGCTGACCCCGGACGCCCTCGCGGGCGCCTCCCTGGTGACGGCCTCCGCACTCCTGGACGTCCTCACCCGCGAGGAGATCGAGACCCTGGCCGCCGCCTGCACCGGCGCCGGCTGCCCCGCCCTGCTCACGCTCTCCGTGGCCGGCCGCGTCGACTTCTCCCCGTCCGACCCGATGGACACCGAGATCGCCGAGGCGTTCAACGCCCACCAGCGGCGCGCGGGCCTGCTCGGCCCGGACGCGGTCACGGTGGCCTGCGAGGCCTTCTCCGAACTCGGCGCGACGGTACGGCTGAACCCGAGCCCCTGGCGGCTGGGCCCCGCCGAGTCCGCGCTCACGGCCCAGTGGCTGCGCGGCTGGGTCGGCGCCGCGGTGGAACAGCGCCCGGAGCTGCGCGAGCGCGCGGACCGTTACCTCCGCGCCCGCCTGGAGGCCTGCGAGGCGGGCGAGTTGAGCGTGGTCGTCCACCACACCGACCTGCTGGCGCTGTCCCGCCCGACGGACGGGGCGGCATGA
- a CDS encoding saccharopine dehydrogenase family protein, producing MSELVPASGTVHWIGTGLSTGSGLARVCGAAERVRVWHRTEERAAEALDRLGLTGRAEPRAYTLPALTEQLAPGDVVVSMLPAPEHAAILAACVARKAHFACSSYVSDAVLEQVPAALAAGVVVLTEAGLDPGIDHLYAHSLVARARDAIGDGTAASYRLTSYCGGIPAVPNDFRYRFSWAPLGVLGALRSPARYIEDGAETTSARPWEATRRHVVDGEGFEVYPNRDSVPFVEQYGMPPAWKARSFVRGTLRLEGWLRAWDAVFEELKGGDDARIAALARELAAAYPTTDTDRDRVVLAVSLDVRGPEGQTWSGGYLLDLVGDEEESAMARCVSRTLALGVRHVLDGSLPPGLSRAAETAARSEEWLRELALEGVEFTLRVDA from the coding sequence ATGTCTGAGCTGGTTCCGGCGAGCGGCACCGTCCACTGGATCGGCACCGGACTGTCCACGGGCAGCGGGTTGGCCCGGGTGTGCGGGGCGGCCGAGCGGGTGCGGGTGTGGCACCGCACCGAGGAGCGCGCGGCCGAGGCCCTGGACCGGTTGGGGCTCACCGGTCGCGCCGAGCCCCGCGCGTACACCCTTCCCGCGCTGACGGAGCAGCTCGCGCCCGGGGACGTCGTCGTGTCGATGCTGCCCGCACCGGAGCACGCCGCGATCCTGGCCGCGTGCGTCGCGCGGAAGGCGCACTTCGCCTGCTCCAGCTATGTGTCGGACGCGGTGCTGGAACAGGTGCCCGCGGCCCTCGCCGCCGGGGTCGTCGTCCTCACCGAGGCCGGGCTCGACCCGGGCATCGACCACCTCTACGCGCACAGCCTCGTCGCCCGCGCCCGGGACGCGATCGGCGACGGTACGGCGGCCTCGTACCGCCTCACCTCCTACTGCGGCGGCATCCCCGCGGTGCCGAACGACTTCCGGTACCGCTTCAGCTGGGCGCCCCTCGGAGTCCTGGGCGCCCTGCGCTCGCCCGCCCGGTACATCGAGGACGGTGCCGAGACCACCTCCGCGCGGCCGTGGGAGGCGACCCGGCGCCATGTCGTCGACGGGGAGGGCTTCGAGGTCTATCCGAACCGCGACAGCGTGCCGTTCGTCGAGCAGTACGGGATGCCGCCCGCCTGGAAGGCGCGGTCCTTCGTGCGGGGCACCCTGCGGCTGGAGGGGTGGCTGCGGGCCTGGGACGCCGTCTTCGAGGAGCTCAAGGGCGGTGACGACGCCCGGATCGCCGCGCTGGCACGGGAGTTGGCGGCGGCCTATCCGACCACGGACACCGACCGCGACCGGGTCGTGCTCGCCGTGTCGCTGGATGTGCGGGGCCCGGAGGGGCAGACGTGGTCGGGCGGCTATCTGCTGGATCTGGTGGGGGACGAGGAGGAGAGCGCGATGGCCCGCTGTGTCTCCCGCACCCTCGCCCTCGGCGTGCGCCACGTCCTGGACGGCTCGCTGCCGCCCGGCCTCAGCCGGGCCGCCGAGACGG
- a CDS encoding saccharopine dehydrogenase — protein MTELHLWLRHEDRPTERRTPVVPSDARRLVESGVTLTVEESPQRIFPIEEYEAVGARIAPTGSWVAAPASAVVLGLKELPDAPAELPHRHIFFGHAYKQQPGAEALLRRFAAGGGALLDLEYLVDDDGRRLAAFGYWAGYLGAALAVLQHRGRLVAPLTPTSKEELDETLRPAAGDEEFTALVIGALGRSGRGAHVALRAAGLDPTCWDLAETRDLDRAALLAHDAMVNCVLATTPVPPFLREADLDDPARRLRTLCDVTCDVGSPLNVLPVYDRTTEWDEPVRRLRKEPPLDLIAIDNLPSLLPKESSEGFSGQLLPLLLDFGTGGPWGRCLDRFRAARRELGIAEGESRHV, from the coding sequence ATGACCGAACTCCATCTGTGGCTGCGCCACGAGGACCGTCCCACCGAACGGCGCACACCCGTCGTGCCGTCCGACGCCCGCAGGCTCGTCGAGAGCGGGGTGACCCTGACCGTCGAGGAGTCCCCGCAGCGGATCTTCCCGATCGAGGAGTACGAGGCCGTCGGCGCCCGGATCGCACCCACGGGCTCTTGGGTGGCGGCGCCGGCGTCGGCGGTCGTCCTCGGTCTGAAGGAACTCCCCGACGCGCCCGCCGAGTTGCCGCACCGGCACATCTTCTTCGGGCACGCCTACAAGCAGCAGCCGGGCGCCGAGGCACTGCTCCGCCGGTTCGCCGCCGGGGGAGGGGCGCTCCTCGACCTGGAGTACCTGGTCGACGACGACGGTCGCCGGCTCGCCGCCTTCGGGTACTGGGCGGGCTATCTGGGCGCCGCCCTGGCGGTGCTCCAGCACCGGGGCCGGCTCGTCGCACCGCTCACGCCCACCTCCAAGGAGGAGCTCGACGAGACCCTCCGGCCCGCCGCCGGGGACGAGGAGTTCACCGCGCTCGTCATTGGCGCCCTGGGCCGCAGCGGACGCGGCGCCCACGTCGCCCTCCGGGCCGCCGGGCTCGACCCCACCTGCTGGGACCTGGCGGAGACCCGCGACCTGGACCGCGCGGCCCTGCTGGCGCACGACGCGATGGTGAACTGCGTCCTCGCCACCACCCCGGTCCCGCCCTTCCTCCGGGAAGCGGACCTGGACGACCCCGCCCGCCGGCTGCGCACCCTCTGCGACGTCACCTGCGACGTCGGTTCGCCCCTGAACGTCCTGCCGGTCTACGACCGCACCACCGAGTGGGACGAGCCGGTACGCCGGCTCCGCAAGGAGCCGCCGCTGGACCTCATCGCCATCGACAACCTGCCCTCGCTGCTGCCGAAGGAGTCCAGCGAGGGCTTCTCGGGGCAGTTGCTGCCGCTGCTGCTGGACTTCGGGACCGGTGGCCCGTGGGGGCGCTGCCTGGACCGGTTCCGTGCGGCCCGCCGGGAACTCGGCATCGCTGAAGGGGAGTCGCGCCATGTCTGA
- a CDS encoding 6-pyruvoyl trahydropterin synthase family protein: MFSVTVRDHIMIAHSFRGEVFGPAQRLHGATFLVDATFRREQLDDDNIVVDIGLATQELGAVVAELNYRNLDNEPDFAGINTSTEFLAKVIADRLAERIEKGGLGEGARGIAAIAVTLHESHVAWASYERAL; encoded by the coding sequence TTGTTCAGTGTCACCGTCCGCGATCACATCATGATCGCCCACAGCTTCCGCGGCGAGGTCTTCGGACCCGCACAGCGCCTGCACGGAGCGACGTTCCTCGTGGACGCCACCTTCCGGCGGGAGCAGTTGGACGACGACAACATCGTCGTCGACATCGGACTGGCCACGCAGGAACTCGGAGCCGTCGTCGCCGAGCTGAACTACAGAAACCTCGACAACGAGCCCGACTTCGCCGGGATCAACACGTCGACGGAGTTCCTGGCCAAGGTCATCGCCGACCGGCTCGCCGAGCGGATCGAGAAGGGCGGGCTGGGCGAGGGCGCCCGGGGCATCGCCGCGATCGCCGTCACCCTGCACGAGTCCCATGTCGCGTGGGCGAGTTACGAGCGTGCGCTGTGA
- the ribA gene encoding GTP cyclohydrolase II → MTEKVGVLGKKTPQRTGVERVVNAPLPTVYGEFRAVGYLDHDRGDEQVALVYGEIGADEVLTRLHSECLTGDAFGSRHCECGEQLDSALRAVVAEGSGIVVYLRGHEGRGIGLLAKLRAMALQAEGLDTVEANLALGLPVDARDYGVAAGMLHDLGVRSVRLMSNNPDKRAALVRHGIEVAETVPLLIAPCESNITYLRTKRERLDHHLPHLDAVAHLS, encoded by the coding sequence ATGACAGAAAAAGTTGGCGTACTCGGCAAGAAGACCCCACAGCGCACGGGCGTGGAACGCGTCGTGAATGCTCCGCTGCCCACCGTGTACGGTGAATTCAGGGCGGTCGGTTACCTCGACCACGATCGCGGTGACGAGCAAGTGGCCCTGGTCTACGGCGAGATCGGCGCGGACGAGGTCCTGACCCGGCTGCACTCGGAATGCCTGACCGGTGACGCCTTCGGCTCCCGGCACTGCGAGTGCGGCGAACAACTCGACTCGGCGCTGCGGGCCGTCGTCGCCGAGGGCAGCGGCATCGTCGTCTATCTGCGGGGCCACGAGGGCCGCGGCATCGGACTGCTCGCCAAGCTGCGCGCCATGGCCCTGCAGGCGGAGGGCCTGGACACCGTCGAGGCGAACCTCGCCCTCGGCCTGCCGGTGGACGCCCGCGACTACGGCGTCGCCGCCGGGATGCTGCACGACCTCGGCGTGCGCTCGGTGCGGCTGATGTCCAACAACCCGGACAAGCGCGCGGCGCTGGTGCGCCACGGCATCGAGGTCGCCGAGACCGTCCCGCTGCTGATAGCGCCGTGCGAGAGCAACATCACCTACCTGCGCACCAAGCGGGAACGGCTGGACCACCACCTGCCGCATCTGGACGCGGTGGCCCACCTGTCCTGA
- a CDS encoding glycosyltransferase family 4 protein, with product MTDVTLEKAPQAALGYVPVQHSALKNADIVPMALRSVHFVMPGGVDDPAVPSGGNAYDRRVSLDLPGFGWQVHKHAVAGEWPRPGASARAELAGVLRGLPDDTVVLMDGLVACGVPEIVVPEAERLRLAVLVHLPLGDETGLDPVLAAELDAKERAVLRAVPAVVATSDWAVRRLVSHHGLAPDRVHVAAPGADIAPLASGTDGLSRLLCVAAVTPRKGQHRLVEALATVRDLPWSCVCVGGLAQDPEYVADLRALIAKYGLEHRLHLAGPQAGAELDASYAAADLMVLTSYAETYGMAVTEALARGIPVLATDVGGLPEAVGRAPDGGVPGILVPPEDPAALAAELRGWFGEADVRRRLKAAARGRRAALDGWATTARSLAGVLGRLPSEPRRTA from the coding sequence GTGACCGACGTGACCCTGGAGAAGGCCCCGCAGGCGGCGCTGGGCTATGTGCCCGTGCAGCATTCGGCTCTCAAGAACGCGGACATCGTCCCCATGGCTCTGCGCTCCGTGCACTTCGTCATGCCCGGCGGTGTCGACGACCCGGCCGTGCCGAGCGGCGGCAACGCCTATGACCGGCGCGTGAGTCTGGACCTGCCGGGCTTCGGCTGGCAGGTCCACAAGCACGCGGTGGCGGGCGAGTGGCCCCGGCCGGGCGCCTCGGCCCGAGCGGAACTGGCCGGTGTGCTGCGGGGGCTGCCGGACGACACCGTGGTCCTGATGGACGGCCTGGTCGCCTGCGGAGTCCCGGAGATCGTCGTACCGGAGGCGGAGCGGCTGCGGCTCGCGGTCCTCGTCCACCTCCCCCTCGGCGACGAGACCGGCCTCGATCCCGTCCTGGCCGCCGAGCTGGACGCGAAGGAGCGCGCGGTGCTCCGCGCGGTCCCCGCCGTCGTCGCCACCAGCGACTGGGCGGTCCGCCGCCTCGTCTCCCACCACGGCCTGGCCCCCGACCGGGTCCATGTCGCCGCCCCCGGCGCCGACATCGCCCCCCTCGCCTCCGGCACCGACGGCCTGTCCCGGCTGCTGTGCGTCGCCGCGGTGACACCCCGCAAGGGACAGCACCGGCTGGTGGAGGCGCTGGCCACGGTCCGGGACCTGCCGTGGAGCTGCGTGTGCGTCGGCGGCCTCGCCCAGGACCCGGAGTACGTGGCCGACCTGCGGGCCCTGATCGCGAAGTACGGCCTGGAACACCGGCTGCACTTGGCCGGACCGCAGGCCGGGGCCGAACTCGACGCCAGCTACGCCGCCGCCGACCTGATGGTCCTCACCTCCTACGCCGAGACCTACGGCATGGCGGTCACCGAGGCCCTCGCCCGCGGCATCCCGGTGCTGGCCACCGACGTCGGCGGGCTGCCCGAGGCGGTCGGCCGCGCCCCCGACGGCGGCGTGCCCGGCATCCTCGTCCCGCCGGAGGACCCCGCCGCCCTCGCCGCGGAACTGCGCGGCTGGTTCGGCGAGGCGGACGTACGACGCCGGCTGAAGGCGGCTGCCCGGGGCCGGCGGGCCGCCCTGGACGGCTGGGCGACCACGGCCCGCAGCCTGGCCGGAGTACTGGGCCGACTGCCGAGCGAACCCAGGAGGACGGCATGA
- a CDS encoding creatininase family protein, whose product MSGSQTRSAEHGTLPADTTEDVRARGEGVSRQVAVLPVGSFEQHGPYLPLATDTLVACAVAREIAAAYPVHLLPPVTISCSHEHAAWAGTVSISSVTLHSVIRDIASSLRRSGVETLVVVNGHGGNYVLGNVVQESSARGERMALFPAPEDWEAAREQAGVVTSLLTDMHAGEIETSILLHAHPEFVRPGYETSDFVADDRRHLLTLGMSAYTDSGVIGRPSLGSAEKGKALLASLADSFGTYFSLLTSDGDSARG is encoded by the coding sequence ATGAGTGGTTCGCAAACGCGGTCGGCGGAGCACGGTACGTTGCCGGCGGACACCACGGAAGACGTACGGGCGCGGGGCGAGGGTGTCTCACGACAGGTCGCCGTCCTTCCCGTCGGGAGCTTCGAACAGCACGGCCCGTACCTTCCGCTGGCGACCGACACGCTCGTCGCCTGCGCCGTCGCCCGGGAGATCGCCGCGGCGTACCCGGTACACCTTCTCCCTCCCGTGACGATCTCCTGCTCGCACGAGCACGCGGCGTGGGCGGGAACCGTCAGCATCTCCTCGGTGACCCTTCACTCGGTGATACGGGACATAGCGTCTTCGCTCCGCCGGTCCGGCGTCGAGACCCTGGTCGTGGTCAACGGGCACGGCGGAAACTACGTACTGGGCAACGTCGTTCAGGAATCCTCCGCCCGCGGCGAGCGAATGGCGCTGTTCCCGGCCCCGGAGGACTGGGAGGCGGCCCGGGAGCAGGCGGGGGTGGTCACCTCGCTGCTCACCGACATGCATGCGGGGGAAATCGAGACCTCCATCCTTCTGCACGCTCATCCCGAATTCGTCCGACCCGGTTATGAGACATCCGATTTCGTCGCCGACGACCGACGTCATCTGCTCACCCTCGGTATGTCCGCCTATACCGATTCCGGTGTCATCGGCCGTCCTTCGCTGGGTTCGGCGGAAAAGGGCAAAGCGCTGCTTGCGAGCCTGGCGGATTCCTTCGGCACATATTTCTCACTGCTCACCTCCGACGGCGATTCGGCCCGCGGATAG